CGTCAGACGCGTGAATGACTGGAAACCAAAGGGCACAGGTTAGTCCAgcatctcctcctctcctctggcAACCCTGCAGGGGCCCAAGGGATGAGGTCCATCTTATGGCTCCTCCTCCCGCCTCTGCTGGACTCAGCCTGAGAGCAGGTGCCTGGTCGCCAGGGCTCTCACCTCTTTAATGTTGAGGTTGGTGCAGGCACTTGTTTCATAGAAGTCCATGCCATACTCCTTCGCCAGCTGCAAGAGAAGGACATTTCTGAAAGAGAGTAAGGCAGGGGAGGAGCCCACACAACCAGGCACAGGCTTCTGCCACTGCACTTAACCATGCTGTGTTGTGACGATTTCTCAGAGTAGATAATTTCTCAGATGGGACTGGGAGCTCCAAGACAGGGTAGCAGAGAATGGGGGAAGATCCTCCACAAATACACCTCTCCATTCTTCCAGCTGCCACCCCACACCCCTCAACACACAATCATATATCAGGAGATAAAGACACCATCCATTGTGGCAGTGTGGCATCCTCATACAAAACATGGGCTCTGGAGTCCCACAGTCCCAGACCTGAGTAGCAGCACTGCCACCGACGGCTAGCTGTGCAACCTTGGACAAGTTGTTCATTCTCTGTAAGCCCCAGCTTTATCTTCTGTTAAAGGAGACTGAGAGTGTCTCCCATCCATGGTTGTGGGATGATTAAATGGGGTCATGCACTTAAAAGAGCTTGGCTTAGCACAGTGCCACAcagagtgctcaataaatactatcCTAGTAGGCTTTGCCTCTACTTTCAAATTGGTCAATGACCATGTCTTATATTTTATACCAAACAATCAGTTTCATTTTAAGTACTAATGGAATGCTATTGACTAAGAAGGGAGAGGAAAACTCTTGAGATCCACGGACTGGGTGGATAACTTGTCTCAGAAATACCAATCTTGGttgggtgcggaggctcacgcctgtaatcccagcactttgggagacctggtggatcacctgaagtgaggagttcgagaccagcctggccaatatggcaaaaccccatctctactaaaaatacaaaaaaattagccaagcgtggtggcatgcacctgtaatctcagctacttggcaggctgaggcggaagaattgcttgaactcaggaggcagaggttgcagtgaaccaagatggcacctctgcactctagtctgggtgacaaagcgagactccgtctcgggaaaaaaaaaagaaaaaaagaaaaagaaaaaaataatgaccaATATTTCTTTCTGCACTCTGGGAGGATGGTCTCCCTGCAAGCTTGGACATTTCCTCAGTGCCATCCTCCTACCCTTTCCGCCCCCATGGCTTCTCCAACTGTGGCTCTTTGTCTCCTCATTTGCCTCCTGGCTCTTTCCTGGGTAAGAAGGACAGGAGTGGGGAAGTGTGGGGTGGGATGGGAGATCATTTCCTGACCATAACATGGCAGCTAGGCCTGGATGCTGTCAGAGAAGTTGACAAGCTGAAGTCCTTCATCACTAACACAGGGATGATCTCTTAAGCAGAGGGCAATCCTGCATTTGGGGACCTGGACTTGGGAGAGTTGCTGCCTATGACATCTTTGTTTCTGGATGGACCCTGAATCTCTGTGCTTCTGTCCTGAAACCCAGAGAACAAGCCTTCCGAGGATGGCCACTCCCCCAGGGCCTTGGGGTGCTGGGGACACGTGGGAGGACTTGCCGCTGGGGAACCCACCCCTGGATCCCCGTGCTCAGGACTGGCCCTAGAGGCCCAGCAGAGGACCTGGGGTGGACTTGCCTTTTCCCTCCACTTACCTGCTGCCCTTGCTCTCTTCCCACCTGCCGTTTCTGCTCCTCGTCGGCCTTATTCCCAATAAGGATCTTCTGGACGCCTTCTGGTGCGTACTAGGGACAAAGGATGGGCAGAACAGCCAGTGAGTGCTGTCCCCTGCCCCATTTTCCCCACAGAGTCTGCACTGCCTCCAGCCCACCACCAGTTCCAGAGCCCTAGGGACAGGGTGGGCTGACTGGATGCAGGTGCCAGACTTCCCCAAGTGCCATGGCTGACTTCAAGGGTATCATGGGGACAGCTCAGGGTAGAAGACACTCTGGCTAAGACTGGTGCTTCCTTGGGTTGGACCACTGGTATCAGAGCTGGAAAGGACATTGGATGTAAGTCCAGCCCTCATTCTACAGGAATTGGGGACCCAGAGGATTCAAATGGCTTCGCAAGGCTCCACAGCGATTGTGCAGAGCCAGCACTAGATCCCAATCTTGCAACTCCATCTGGTCCAAGATTCCAGGAAAGAAGCTGCTCATAGGGCAGACTTGGAACTAATTCATTTCTGGGGAAGACACAGCCACGGAGGCCTGGCAGGGTATGGAGAGTGAAGGCATGGCAGCTTCGGTTTCTTCCCCATGTCTTACTCACCCAGAGGTCTTCATCCAGGGCTGTGGAAGGCAAAGCTTCCTGGAAGCATTTGCTCGCCCACCCTGAGAGCTCCGGCCTTCCCATCTGGCCCTCGCCTTGCCTTCCCCGGTGAGGTACCCTCTCTGCGCCCCAGCAGTGAGGTGGCATCTCCTACCTCATCCACGTCACTGACCCACTTCATGATGTGCTGGTAAGAGCGCTCGCTGCTAATGTCGTAGACCAAAAATATcccctgagagagagagaaatagagagatgTATGTGACACGCACAGAGAGAGTGCAGTCATGGGGACAGAAGGGCCGTGGAACCTTAAAGGTTGGGTCCcactctcccttctccctgctcAGCACCCAGAAATGTCTCTTCTCTCAGACCCCACCACTGCCGCCTCCCAGGCCCGTCACAGAACTCTCTACAGCAGGAAGGCACCACATGCTATGACCCGGATATTTgacccaggatggagggcagaAATCAGGGGTGAGGGCAGGGGCTGCCTGCAGTGACTGAGCCATGAACAATGGACGGACAAATGATCAGTGAACAGCTGAAAGATGCCCTGCACTCCTCGAAGCAGGCGAACCGTGTTTAGGGGATCCGTGCCACAGACATCTCAGATACCCAGAGCTGGGAATGTGGGTGGCACCTTCCCACTTTGAAACCCTCAACGTGGTGGCTTACCTGGGCCCGCCGATAGTACTGCTTTGTGATGGTCTGGTATCTCTCCTGCCCTGCAGTGTCCCTGTGGGAGAAAGCCAGTCCCTCAGAGGGGCAGGGACCATGGGAACAGACAGGGAGGGGAAGAGCAGAGCTGTCCTCTTGCAGGAAAAACTGGGGAGCTGCAGGTGAAAAACCAGAGGTGCTTGGATCCCCACGGGGATCTGCAGTCAGAGGCCTGGTCATCTGTGCTGGTGCTGACCAGGCCTGCGGGGCCTTGGCCCCTCCTGCCAACTGCCCTCCTGGCAGACACCAGAAGCCACAGCCAGAACAGGCCTTGGACAGCTCTCTGGAATCTGGCCACTGTGGCCAGATTTGTTTGGATGGGAGTTGGCAGGGGATGCTGCCACACCCCCAGTCCCTATGGGACCTCTGAAGGCAGTGCCCATACTGCTGTGGAATTGAGAGGGAGCTCTAAACCCTGGCAAAGGCAGTGCTTCCAAGACTCAGGCAGAGAGCCACAGCAGCACCCTCTGCTACTGTGGAAACTGCACCGTGCTGTCCTGAGGAACTCTCTCAGGGTCTCACCCTAAATGATGGGGGGTGTAGCCTCCTGCCTTCCAATCTTAACACAGTGTGGCACAGCCCAAGGGCAAAGCCTAATCCTGAGACAAATTCCCCATGGTTAGTGTGCCAATTCCTTCTCATTCCTGCCCTTTGGTGCTTGTAGTCAATCCCATAAAGTTTCTTAGAGGTTGGAGATTAAGGCTCATAGGAAGAGATAGGCTTCTGAGACTTTGCTTCTCTCCATCATAGAGGTGGTCGGTTATCCCAGGTGAAGCCTAGGAATTTTACACATGGCAGGGGCAGCTAAGGAGCAGCCCGAGGTACTCTCCTCCTacatctgcctcctcctcctccccaccaacTCACCAAATCTGTATCCGCACTTTGATGCCGTCTACCTCTATGGTCTTCATCTTAAAGTCAACAcctggagaaaggaagaaagcaagaaagttaGAAAGGGCACCCATGAGAAATGAACAGGAAAGGGCCATGCAATCAATCATACTTGAAAGGTTTCCTTTCAGTTTAATTTGGCAAAGGGATGAAGTAATGTAAAGGCCTTCTTTAAGCAGGAACTGACCTTAAGGAAGTATCTGAAGCTTTGAAAGGGGCTTTCCTTCCTCCCTGAGCTGAAAGTTGCCAAAAGTGAAGGGCCTTGGGGACCAGGAGGAGAAGAGTGAATCTGGGGACATCTACTTCATCACTGCCTTACTCAACAGACTTAAAACACGTCTCATTCTAGTCATGTGTGAAGTCTTCCTATTTATACTTCTGGAGTGAATGCTGTGTTTATCCTTCCTGAAATTCTAATCTCTAGGAATAGCAACCCGCATTATTTGCCTGCTttcttgcctctctctctctgccttgttAATAACCAGAAGGGGTCATAGTGCCAGACCGTGGAGAGAGGAGGGCTCTTCCAACCCGTGATCGTACCTGAAGCCTCAGCACCCAGCCAAGGCCCACCAAAAAGGCCTCGTGCATCTTGGTTGCTGACTCACCCATTCACCACAGGAGGCGCTGTGGTTGACTAGAAGGAGCATGGGCTTTGGCGTCAGGCCTGAGCTTATCTCCTTACTCTGGCCACTCATAGCTCATTGCTATAACATCAGGCACCTTGCTTCACTGAGCCTCCATTTCCGCCTCAGTAAATGTCTTCATCAGGGATGTTACCAATATCTCAGAGGGTTGCTGAGGGAGCTGGATGAGATACAGCACCTGACCCAATTGACTACAGCTGTCATGAGCTAGTGCAGGGCTGGGTACATGCGGGTGCTTGTGAGTGACTGTCATAGGACCAGATGAAGAGGTAGTGGCATGGCATGTCACTGCGGGAGGGAGAGGAAGCACAGAGTTCCCACGCTGTTTCATCCAAGGGCTGGAGGAGCTAAGCTGCCACGAGACACAAGAAACACGAGGGATTTGACAAACGCGTCCAGGGCAGAAACATATTGGAGAAATCTGCAGCAAGAGAAGTCAGCACCACCAGCAGCAGCCAGCTTGACTCTGAGTGACAACAGAGAGATGAGGAGGTTGATTTGCTCACCATGCCTCTCCTCAACCCTAACTATACCAGGCACTATGCCCAGGGATTCAAGAGCTACATCTAGTGGGTGAATTAAGCTTACGTCTTTGTGTACTCCCTGGAGCAAGGTCAGGAGTGGGCAGGATCAGCCACAAGTTTCAGATGGGAACATGGTAGACTTCTGAACTGTCTACCACCAGCTGCACTGCCTGGCCCAGGAGGCCTGAAGGTGCCAGCATCACCACTGCCACTCCACCTCCGCATCAGTTATTTGCCAAATGGGAGACATCTTCCCTTATCCGTGCTGTCCCCAGATTTCTACAAAGGCAAACAAATTAAATTCTGTCTTTTCCTTCCCACCATCAAGACCAATCATCATTTAATTACAAGGGAAAAAAGATGCAGAACGGATAACCTGAACTAAATCGATTTGGTCAGAAGTGAATCATTTTTCGCCTGCCCAAGCTGATTCATAGCCATTGAGCTGTACTTTTCCAAATGGGCAATGCCTGGCAGCCATTCTTCCGTGTGTGCAGAGAAAGagtgaagaggaggagggaagaaggaaggaaagaaggagagaggcaTCAGGCCTTGGGAGGCAGTAGTATGCTTATTCCTGCCTGGATCAGTGGTTATCACGCACCTGTTTCTCCCCAGTACTTGGCATAGAAGGGAATCAAGACATTCTTGTTTCATGATATAGCACCTTCTCCCAAGAACGAGAGGTTTTCTCCAATTTGTAATATACCTGGTTTATCCTCACACTAGCCTAGCAAACCTGGCCAAGGACAGTGCCTTGTGCAAAGCCATCACAAGGGGGACAGGAAGAGAGaaggttttatttcctttatcccACAAACATTTACGGGAACTTCCTATGTGCCCTGCATAGTGCTCAGTGCAGACAGAGCAGTGAAAAAGACGTGGCCTCTGCCCTCAGAGAGCCTAGTGGAAAGGAAACaagggctcagagaggtcaacAGCTAGCCAGGGTCAGCACAGCACGTGCAGAGATTCCAACACAGGTCCATCTGTGCCAGAGCCCATGCTGCCCCTTGCACTGGTTCTTAGGGGAGCGAGAGGAGAGTCATGTGTAGTTGGCTAGGCATGGAAGCCCTAActctgcttagttttctgtttgcCTGTGGATGCTTGAGAAGGACTTTGCTAGGAGAGGAACTTCCAATATTAAGGTGAATTTTTCCCTGTGAGAGAAGAGGAGATGGAGGGAGACATGAAAGCAGGCAACTGTCCCCAGAGACAGGACTGACAAGGAGACAGGGTACTCCACTGGAAGTGAGGCTGGGTGGtgactccttccctcctcccttacTTCTTAGCTATGTGGCGGGGGACCAAGGCTGGGGAATTTTGGGGCTCACAGCACTCTCCGGCCTCACCCACACCCCACCATCTTGCAACCTAGGTCTCACTGGCCACCTGGGAACATGTGTTTTATTCACCTTTTGGCTATCCATATCCATTCACATATGATGGAAGAAACAGAGTAAGTCTATGTCTTCTGAAGgattttccttcctccctccccacccatacaacctttcttaaatttaaaaaaggttAACAGCCCAAGGATCTTCAAGAGGAATCTATTGCTTCTGGGCTCTGTTCCCACATGGCCTGGACCTTCCGTTGTGTCCACCTACCAGTCAAGCCCTGGCCCCAGTAACCCGTGCCCATCGTGGCTCCTTCCCTCTCCCTACGTGGCTGTTGGTTTTTTCCACTGCTGAGCACTGCAGGACAAAGTCAACACGCTGGCCTTATTGAGGCCTATGCAGACGGATGCTTTCTCACCTTGGCCAGCCCTCGCAGCTGCTTAGCAAACTGTTTATTCACATGCGTGTTCACCTATCACTGTCCTCCCACTGAAGGCTTCAGCTCCAgggcaccccctccccacccctgctccccacccctgtaatctcagctgtttTATGGCCCAGATGAATGCCTTTCCTCTGAAGCCACCTCCTTTCTTCAGGTTTTCCtctgttctctctgccttcccTCAGGGAAGAGTCCTCTATCCACATCTCGCCTCTTTTCGGTCCTCATCAGCCCCACCTGGGTGCACACCCAGAGAGTCAGCCCTTTTTGTTGCATCTTTAGTATCTGTGGGAAGAAGAGAGATTCTCCATCTATCTCTGCCTCCAGTGGTTTAACATTCTGGCACCTCTAAGGGCATATTTCTCAAATTTCCAGGTGCATGAGAATCACGCAGGGATTGAGTTAAAATGCAGCTTCTGATCCAGTAGGTGTGGGGCAAGGCCTGAGACGCTGCAGGAAGCTCCCAGATGAACATGATGCTACTGCCCACATATCGCCTGAGTAACAAGCTGTTCTCAAAGTGTATCCCTGGACCcgcaacatcagcatcacctgggacttgttagaaatgcaaattccggccacacacagtggctcacgccagtaatcccaagaccttgggaggctgtggtgagtggatcacctgaggtcaggagtttgagaccagcctggccaacatggcgaaacccccgtctctactaaaaatatgaaaattagctggtcatgctggcaggcacctgtaatcccagctactcaggagcggGTTTGGGATgcggggctgagacaggagaatcgctttaacccgagaggtagaggctgcagtgagctgagatcgtgccactgcactccagcctgggcaacagagcaagactctgtctcaaaaaaaaaaaaaaaaaaaaaagaagaagaagaagaagaaaagaaaaagaaattattgggCCTTACCTCAGACCTATAGAATCAGGCCCTCTAGGTATGGGGCCCCGCAGTCAGTTTCAATAAGCTCTCCTGGTGATTCTCACACATGCATAAGTTTGAGAACTACATTTGGACAAAAGTTTTGCACCTGAAGTGTCAAGAGAGGGAGCACAAGAGTTCTCTGTTTCTCAGTGTGTGCTTTGCAGAGCTTCAGCTTTACAATCACCTggggtgacttaaaacaaaaacaaaaacaatgacctTGACTtgcctagacctactgaatcataATTTGAGGATGAGGCCCAGAAACCTGTATTTTTAACAGCACTGTGGGTAATACTAGATAGAAGAAGGTTCAAGAGCTATATATGTCATGGAAGAAACATCCATTGGCCTGGAGTCAGAAAGACCTGGTCCAAATCCTGGTTCTGGCACTTGCTGTGTAACTTCAGGCAAGTCTTAACTTCTCCTAGCttcgtttttggttttttgttttttttttttttgagatggagtctcactgtgttgccagggatggagtgcagtggtgcagtcatggctcactgcagcctcaatcctccaggactcaagagatcctcccatctcagcctctgggtagctgggactacaagcgtgcaccaccatgcccagctaatttttttttttagtatttgtagagatgaggtctccctgtattgcctagactagtcttgaactcctgggctccagtgatcctcccgcctcagcttcccacagtgctgggatgacaggcatgagcctccgcaccAGGTTCATTTTCTTAAGTGTAGAAGGAGAACACCACTTCCCTCCCAAGGGCTGTGGTGGGATAAATTAAATGATGTCTGTGAAGCAGTGACAGTGTAGTCCTCTCACTCCTACCTTCCCTCTGCTGAATAAAGGCTTCCTGGGGAGTCAGGAAAACCAGCCCAGAGAACCCTGAAGTGGAAGGCATTACAGAGTCCCGGTCCCTGCTATCCAGCTACCCTTGCCAGCCAAGGGACTACAGCATCAGCAGCATCAGAGAGTGTgtgagaaatgcacattctcagggtTCGCCCAGCCCTACTCACTCTTTGGCACAAGGAAGTTTCAAAACCACACCCAGGTGCATAGTGCTTATCTTTATAGCACACCCCTGAGCTATGGAATCCCTCAGCTCTTATGCGGCTCCCATGAAGTAGGCAGAAGTAGGTATTATCATTGTGAGCCACAGGGAAGCCAAGTAACTGACTCATGTTCCCACATCCCACAGCTGAGCTGGACGGGAAAGGTGGTGTCTTAAAACCTACCCAGGGTATACTTCACTCGGCCAGAGGCTTCCcaaccctgggaggctgaggaatctTACCGCCTTTTCCCGCACACCCTGGCATACCCgataccttttctcttttttcttgatggagtcttgctctgtcacctaggctggagtgcagtggctcgatctcaggtcactgcaacccctgcctcctgggttcaaacgattctcctgcctcagcctcccgagtagctgggattacaggcgcccaccacacccagctaattttttgtatttttagtagagttggggtttcccTGACATTATGCAGCATCTAGAAGTGAGGCAGGGGGCACACAGGGAGAAGCCCGCTGCTATGGTCTGAAGGTCTGTGTTCCTCCAGAATTcccatgttgaaacttaatccccagtgcagtgctggtgggaggtgaggcctttgggaggtgactcaGTCGTGATGTTACAGCCCTTATGCGTGGGactaatgcccttataaaagaggcctgagggagtTGTTCCCTcgtctgccatgtgaggatggaGCTAGAAGGTGCCACTTTGTCACAGAGACTTCTGGTGTCAGCCTTCACCAGAcgctgaatctgctggcaccctgatcttggacttcccagcctcccaaactgtgagcaatacatttctctTGCTTTAAATTACTCAGCTAaaggcattttgttacagcagccagccCTAACTGACTAAGACACCCACCATAGCCTATTTTCTCCTTGCTCCTTGGCATGCTTCATGATTCCAGTAAGTCCATATTCATCACCCTGACAGTGTTCCTTTAAGACAGTCTACTTCCTTTCTTGGGTACAGAAAGAAATAGGGCACAGAAGTGTTAAGAAACAAGCAAACCACCTCTACACAGCTCTGGCAGAGGTTCTTGGAGACGCTAGGAGCCCCAGGAGGAGAAAGTCAGAAAGACGGGCCCTCTCCCAACCAGGTGCCCAAAGCATGGAGAGCAGCTGATTGTTTTTCCCGGCACATCAGATATGCCCATCATGGTGCCTGCCACACCCTGTGGACCTTTCTGGCTAGAACAGCTTAGCCCCAAACCTCAGCTCAGAGAAGCAGGGCTGGGTGCAGCATGTTCTTTGTGGAGAAGCAGGTTCACACTGGACCATTAACAGGTTTGCTGGTGACCCACGGGGTGACCTGGCCAGCAGAGGTAAGGAAGCTTAGCTAAGCCAATCAAACCAGCTCACTCCAGGCGGGGCAGAGGGGACTGACCAGTTGGTAATGAGCAGGGCATGAGGTAGACAAACATGCAGAAAGGAGCAGAGACGCCTAAGGATGATGAACATGCTGACTgcagctggggctggggacagtggATCCTAGCACAGCCACGGGTCCAGACCAGACTCCAAGTTCAGCCCATGGGTATCCGCAGAGCACACGCACCTTTTCTTAGTGAACCTCAAGTGCCTCAGGATTGGCCACTGCTGCCTAATGGCTCCCCCAAGCTGGTGGGCCAGATGCTTCAACAAGGGGACTGGAAGGCAGACCCCTAAACCATCGCTCCCTGCCCTTACTGCCCCTATTTTTGTCTTCTAGTCTCAACTACACAAAAATAACCTAAGGGGCAGAGAATACATTTTGTGGTTGACAaagcatttgttttgtttgcttgttttttaaatctctgccACGTAGTGCCAGCATAGTGCCAGGCATAAAGAAGCAATTCCAAaacaaattctaaataaataaataaataaataaataggccaagcacagtggctcacacctgtaatcccaacattttgggaagacgaggtgggaggattgcttgagcccaggagttcaagaccagactggacaagaaagtgagaccctatctctagaaaaaaataaacaaacaaacaaaaacccaggtgtgatggtgtccacctatagtcccagctacttgggaggctgaggcagggggatcactgagtctgggaggttgaggctgcactccagcctgagtgacagagcaggaccctgtctcaaaagaaagaaagaaaaaaaaaaaagcaattccatGAGGGGGATCTCCCCCCAACCCCAGAGAGCATGAGAAGGGCTGTGTGCCTGAGGCTTAAGAGCAGGGGGACGTGTCCTGCCACCTGATGCCTCACAGACATTGGCAAGAAAAGTTCCTCAGTGAAGTGATGGTGCCATGCAACCATGGCCTGAGGCAGCCCCAGGCCCCATCCTCGTCCTGCTGTGACTCTGGCTGTGTGGCCTGTGCCCCAGCAGCTGCCAGGCCACAACTGGAGCCCAAGGGTGCTGGGAGAGCATTGCTGTTGCAGAACTGGGAAGACAGGCAGGGCCCTCCTCTGGGCAccgggggcaggggcaggggcaggacagAGGGATGCAGCAGGGGAGACACCCGGCACTCACGTGGCTCCTAAGCTAGCTCGCCTTGGGTGGGCAAACAGGGAAGAACTTGATGCCTCCCCAGTTCAGCAGTGGAGGTGCTGTGACGCTTacagagaggaggaggcagggcacATCCACGCTAAAGAACACTCCTTCCCATCACTGTCTCCCTCCCTAGAAAGCTCTAGAAAACATGGAGGAAGTATGGCTCAAGACACAGAGTGGCCTGGCCATTAAGAGCACAAATAGGAGGTCAAGTTTAGTTCCAGTCCTGCCTTTATCACTAATTACCTGTACGGTGTTGGGGAAGCCAGTTAGCCtatctttgcctcagtttcctcacctgtaaagtggggatGACAGAGAATtctcagagaatttttttttgaagattgtGAGATAAGGTGTAAAACCCATAACACAGGGTCTGGCACGCAGAGCTTTATTAAATGTTAGCAGAAGCAGCTGTCAGGCCCCCTTAGGGAAAGATGAGATTAGCAAGCCCAGAGCTGCAGGAGGGGAAATGGAAAGAGCTCTAGGATGTAGAAAGAGGCTTATgttggggagaggaaggagagtggGGCAGAGATGAAGCCTGAGCCAGTACTCAGCTGGAATGTTTCAACGAACAGAGGAAATGACGCCCCCTGTGGGGCCCAGATGGCTCCCAGAGTCTGGCTACAACCTACATTCTGGCACAGGTAAGGTGTGCCTACTAGCGGGCCAGCACCTCATGGGTTAAGGGCAGGTGCCAGCTTGCCTGCCTGCCAGCCAAGCACCACATGCTTCAGTGGAAACAGGGCTGCCTCTGGGTGCCAAATGTTATCACCAGGATCAATCACAGCCCAAAGGACCAGCACTGCGACCTGAGCTTTTCATTAGTAATGAGACTCCACAATGAGGAACAACCTAATACACCTGAAACCCAAGGCAGACACCCAATCCCCGGGGCCAGGCCAGCTCCAGTTACCAAGCACAGGTCCCAGGagtgccccagcccctcccactgCAGGAAACCAGCATGCGCAGGCCATGTGCACCTCCTGTGGGTTGTGGCAGGAGGTCACCGCTAAAGAGGTCACCCTGTGCAAccctaaaacaccaaaaaagaCCCCATTCACACAGGGATCCTGGGagctgatatggtttagctgtgtccccacccaaatctcatcatctcTGGTGTATGCAGAGATGAGGGGTCAGTGCCTTAGACTAAGGTCCATGTTGCCTGTTGGTCAGAGCTAGTATCAGATGATGCCCATCAGCTCAGCCAGGTTGCTGGAGTGACCCTCCAGGGCCACCTCTGCAGCAAGGGCACTCTGGAGTAAGGAATCTCTAGGGCTCAAGTACTCCCTCCAGCCTCATCATCTTAAGAGTCTCa
The Theropithecus gelada isolate Dixy chromosome 7b, Tgel_1.0, whole genome shotgun sequence DNA segment above includes these coding regions:
- the RAB15 gene encoding ras-related protein Rab-15 isoform X2; protein product: MKTIEVDGIKVRIQIWDTAGQERYQTITKQYYRRAQGIFLVYDISSERSYQHIMKWVSDVDEYAPEGVQKILIGNKADEEQKRQVGREQGQQLAKEYGMDFYETSACTNLNIKESFTRLTELVLQAHRKELEGLRTRASNELALAELEEEEGKPEGPANSSKTCWC
- the RAB15 gene encoding ras-related protein Rab-15 isoform X1, with the translated sequence MAKQYDVLFRLLLIGDSGVGKTCLLCRFTDNEFHSSHISTIGVDFKMKTIEVDGIKVRIQIWDTAGQERYQTITKQYYRRAQGIFLVYDISSERSYQHIMKWVSDVDEYAPEGVQKILIGNKADEEQKRQVGREQGQQLAKEYGMDFYETSACTNLNIKESFTRLTELVLQAHRKELEGLRTRASNELALAELEEEEGKPEGPANSSKTCWC